A region of Streptomyces halobius DNA encodes the following proteins:
- a CDS encoding IS5 family transposase (programmed frameshift), translating to MGRGDLTNGEWARLKPHLPKSGQRGGRWVSHRRVINGILYRNRTGVPWRDLPARFGKWKTVYERHRRWSADSTWDKIYAAVLADADAEGRIDWSMVSVDSTTCRAHQHAAGARKRSPRVPGKRRTPRQHRPDEGLGRSRGGLTCKIHLAGEGGRRPLALLITPGQWGDAPQLIPVMERIRVGRLSGGRPRTRPDRLGGDKAYSSRRNRRYLRRRQIKHTIPEPKNQRANRQRRGSKGGRPAGFDKTIYKRRNEVERTINALKNSRAVATRFDKRAYVFHGTVTVAAIRLWLRT from the exons ATGGGGCGGGGAGATCTTACGAACGGAGAGTGGGCCCGGTTGAAGCCGCATCTGCCGAAGTCCGGGCAGCGCGGTGGCCGTTGGGTCAGTCACCGAAGGGTCATCAACGGGATTCTGTACCGGAACCGGACTGGGGTGCCGTGGCGGGACCTGCCTGCCCGTTTCGGGAAGTGGAAGACGGTATATGAGCGGCACAGACGTTGGTCGGCGGACAGCACGTGGGACAAGATCTACGCGGCCGTCCTGGCCGACGCGGATGCCGAGGGCCGCATCGACTGGTCGATGGTGAGCGTGGACTCCACCACCTGCCGGGCCCACCAGCACGCCGCGGGAGCACGCAAGAGATCCCCGCGGGTGCCGG GGAAAAGACGCACGCCCCGGCAGCACCGCCCCGATGAGGGACTCGGACGCTCCCGGGGCGGTCTCACCTGCAAGATTCACCTCGCAGGGGAAGGCGGACGCCGCCCTCTGGCCTTGCTGATCACTCCGGGCCAGTGGGGCGACGCCCCGCAACTCATCCCCGTAATGGAACGTATCCGTGTCGGTCGGCTCAGCGGCGGACGCCCCCGCACCCGACCGGACCGCCTCGGCGGCGACAAGGCCTATTCCTCCCGGCGTAACCGCCGCTACCTGCGGCGACGGCAGATCAAGCACACCATCCCCGAGCCGAAGAACCAGCGGGCGAACCGCCAACGCCGCGGCAGCAAGGGCGGACGGCCCGCCGGCTTCGACAAGACGATCTACAAGCGCAGGAACGAAGTGGAGCGGACGATCAATGCCCTCAAGAACTCCCGGGCCGTGGCCACGAGGTTCGACAAGCGCGCCTACGTCTTCCACGGCACCGTCACCGTTGCCGCGATCCGACTGTGGCTCAGGACGTGA
- a CDS encoding threonine/serine dehydratase — translation MTDRIDYKDVTAAAERISGHVRPLALAPVDPDAFGGASGWMGMEFMQHTGSFKARGALNFTAAHIEDSTMPDAGVVIASGGNAGLACAWAADRHQVPATVFLPQTAPAVKVDRLRAFGAEVRLTGSEYHHAAEAAALHAAQTGALASHAYDHPLIAAGAGTLLEDIYTHQGGPLVDTIVVAVGGGGLFTGVAAAAAHHGVRVVAVEPQNCRALNAAIHSGDLVDVDVDSIAADSLGARRTSRMALTAATSGDVRSVLVPDEAIVAARRALWEHRRLAVEHGAATALAALTTGAYRPQPDEKVCVVLCGANTDPSTLA, via the coding sequence ATGACCGACCGCATCGACTACAAGGACGTTACTGCTGCCGCCGAGCGGATCAGCGGCCACGTCCGCCCCCTGGCCCTCGCCCCCGTCGACCCCGACGCCTTCGGCGGCGCGTCGGGGTGGATGGGGATGGAGTTCATGCAGCACACCGGGTCGTTCAAGGCCCGCGGCGCGCTGAACTTCACCGCCGCCCACATCGAGGACAGCACCATGCCGGACGCCGGTGTCGTGATTGCCTCCGGCGGTAACGCCGGGCTCGCCTGCGCCTGGGCCGCCGACCGTCACCAGGTGCCGGCGACTGTGTTCCTGCCGCAGACAGCCCCGGCGGTGAAGGTCGACCGGCTCCGCGCCTTCGGAGCCGAGGTGCGGCTGACTGGCAGCGAGTATCACCACGCCGCTGAGGCCGCCGCCCTGCATGCGGCCCAGACCGGGGCGCTGGCCTCCCACGCCTACGACCATCCGCTGATCGCCGCAGGCGCCGGCACGCTCCTGGAGGACATCTACACCCATCAGGGCGGCCCGCTGGTGGACACCATCGTCGTCGCGGTCGGCGGCGGTGGCCTGTTCACCGGCGTCGCCGCTGCTGCCGCGCACCACGGTGTGCGGGTCGTGGCGGTCGAGCCGCAGAACTGCCGCGCGCTGAACGCCGCGATCCACTCCGGGGACCTGGTGGACGTCGATGTCGACTCGATCGCCGCCGATTCGCTGGGGGCGCGCCGTACCTCCCGCATGGCCCTGACCGCCGCCACGTCCGGCGATGTCCGCTCGGTGCTGGTGCCGGATGAGGCGATCGTGGCCGCCCGGCGCGCACTGTGGGAGCACCGGCGCCTGGCCGTGGAGCACGGCGCCGCAACCGCCCTCGCGGCCCTGACCACCGGCGCCTACCGGCCGCAGCCCGACGAGAAGGTGTGCGTGGTGCTGTGCGGAGCGAACACCGACCCCAGCACGCTCGCCTGA
- a CDS encoding phosphotransferase, which translates to MDNPHWQFVKKRTADPGGAVYVNTDGTRYRRTGGPALAAEAAFQRQLAEHGYPVPRILDDGVTDDGHVYVVEESLGERSLHDVALESLDGTRALPDTVVDLAAEVGGRLLRAQATHAVAADPQALRRWVRTAGWTDNVFAENPDFNSDRVQAALDQAVTQLTGVPLVRGHLDYGLPNVLPAGVIDWQHHGLVPHGYDVVLALEIVPFKGGTKGYAATDQQRHRYLEALNEVARATTGHPLSQLLGPYLLVKALFFLALMKPTDHARTDKHLKWHYRRHLFMEVLEQYERTGAVDPARFPTLDDFTARHDAAGHP; encoded by the coding sequence ATGGATAACCCGCACTGGCAGTTCGTGAAGAAGCGTACCGCCGACCCCGGCGGCGCGGTGTACGTCAACACCGACGGCACCCGCTACCGGCGCACCGGAGGGCCGGCACTCGCCGCGGAGGCCGCCTTCCAGCGACAGCTCGCCGAACACGGCTACCCGGTCCCGCGCATCCTGGACGACGGCGTCACCGACGACGGCCACGTCTACGTCGTGGAAGAGTCGCTGGGCGAGCGTTCGCTACACGACGTGGCCCTGGAGAGCCTGGATGGCACACGTGCACTGCCCGACACGGTGGTTGATCTGGCAGCCGAGGTCGGGGGCCGGCTGCTGCGGGCCCAGGCCACGCACGCGGTAGCCGCCGACCCCCAGGCGCTGCGCAGGTGGGTGCGAACCGCGGGGTGGACGGACAACGTCTTCGCCGAGAACCCCGACTTCAACAGCGATCGGGTGCAGGCGGCCCTGGACCAGGCGGTCACCCAGCTCACCGGCGTCCCACTGGTCCGCGGACATCTCGACTACGGCCTGCCCAACGTGCTTCCAGCCGGCGTCATCGACTGGCAGCACCACGGCCTGGTGCCACACGGCTACGACGTCGTCCTGGCCCTGGAGATCGTTCCGTTCAAAGGCGGCACGAAAGGCTACGCGGCCACTGACCAACAGCGACACCGCTACCTGGAGGCGCTGAACGAGGTGGCCCGCGCCACCACCGGACACCCCCTCAGCCAGCTCCTGGGCCCCTACCTCCTGGTCAAAGCGCTCTTCTTCCTCGCACTGATGAAGCCCACCGACCACGCACGCACCGACAAGCACCTGAAGTGGCACTACCGCCGGCACCTATTCATGGAGGTCCTGGAGCAGTATGAGCGCACCGGAGCAGTCGACCCCGCCCGCTTCCCCACCCTGGACGACTTCACCGCTCGGCACGACGCTGCCGGCCATCCGTGA
- a CDS encoding glycine-rich domain-containing protein, translated as MTITEEHTTGREVNSARDLITPDEFAGVVATVQANNPDMEHDVAERITEEALKFVATAAGFPGEPLRLSRVVDEGWHALILHTGVYARLCRSLHRFIHHIPERPDATRHDPSALHRTMHRITDAGFAVDVTLWLPPTDETIPVAATCEHSEPPPAGCGADCSNTGPN; from the coding sequence GTGACCATCACAGAAGAGCACACGACCGGGCGGGAGGTGAACAGTGCGCGGGATCTCATCACCCCGGACGAGTTCGCCGGCGTCGTCGCGACGGTGCAGGCCAACAACCCCGACATGGAGCACGACGTCGCGGAGCGCATCACCGAGGAGGCGCTGAAGTTCGTGGCCACGGCGGCGGGATTTCCCGGTGAGCCCCTGCGGCTGTCCCGCGTGGTCGATGAGGGCTGGCACGCCCTCATACTGCACACGGGCGTATACGCGCGGCTGTGCCGGTCGCTGCACAGGTTCATACACCACATCCCCGAGCGCCCGGACGCCACCCGCCACGACCCGTCAGCGCTGCATCGAACGATGCACCGCATCACCGATGCCGGGTTCGCCGTCGACGTCACGCTGTGGCTTCCACCGACCGACGAGACGATCCCCGTGGCGGCCACCTGTGAGCACTCGGAGCCGCCGCCCGCCGGGTGCGGTGCCGACTGCTCCAACACCGGCCCGAACTGA
- a CDS encoding helix-turn-helix domain-containing protein: MTETLGEMLRRARLIKRLSQAEVGERVGYSASWVSRVENGKVRPDDATLAALCDLLALSREDVGLEGDDVRRRKLLTLTLGAGAAAVLPSSAAADSKDVVERSLFRLPEARPVSRESLAAALTASRSLFHDAQYAELGRALPALISRSLASMAHDVAARSYVLLAQLAIKNYQGYSWIASDRARAQAEKAGNPVVMGEAAHAMAITMRRGGEYEAAIDHLQQAAGRLGAAPDQLAMEGTLLLTAGYSAAQAGWRSPAMDFMGEAEETASRRETTAQKLYIPGVFGLDQTRVFRVSVHQALGEADQALNYASKIDARRLPNAERRGRMCMDVARVRRDVGEPERAFYALRAMEQYAPEEASRPKVRAVTSELLTMNGEIPGLRRFAQRTGAAV; this comes from the coding sequence ATGACCGAGACCCTGGGCGAGATGCTGAGACGTGCACGACTCATCAAACGGCTATCGCAGGCCGAGGTCGGCGAAAGGGTCGGCTACTCCGCGTCGTGGGTCTCGCGGGTCGAAAACGGCAAGGTCAGGCCGGACGACGCGACGCTCGCCGCATTGTGTGATCTGCTGGCGCTGTCCAGAGAAGACGTTGGGCTCGAAGGGGACGATGTGCGCCGTCGGAAGTTGCTGACCCTGACCCTGGGGGCGGGGGCTGCTGCCGTCCTGCCGTCCTCCGCCGCAGCCGATTCAAAGGACGTGGTGGAGCGGTCCTTGTTCCGGCTCCCAGAAGCCCGCCCGGTGTCTCGTGAATCCCTCGCTGCCGCGCTCACCGCCTCCCGCAGCCTCTTCCACGACGCCCAGTACGCCGAGCTGGGCCGGGCTCTTCCCGCTCTCATCTCGCGGTCCCTGGCATCCATGGCGCACGACGTCGCCGCCCGTTCATACGTGCTGCTGGCGCAGTTGGCAATCAAGAACTACCAGGGCTATTCCTGGATCGCCTCGGACCGGGCCCGCGCGCAGGCCGAGAAAGCGGGAAACCCCGTCGTCATGGGCGAGGCAGCCCACGCCATGGCCATCACCATGAGGCGCGGCGGCGAGTACGAAGCGGCCATTGACCACCTGCAGCAGGCAGCGGGACGACTAGGGGCAGCTCCCGACCAGCTGGCCATGGAAGGCACCCTCCTGCTGACCGCCGGCTACAGCGCGGCACAGGCCGGATGGCGTTCGCCAGCCATGGACTTCATGGGCGAGGCCGAAGAGACCGCCTCCCGCCGAGAGACCACGGCACAGAAGCTTTACATCCCCGGCGTCTTCGGCCTCGATCAGACCAGGGTGTTTCGCGTCTCGGTCCACCAGGCCCTCGGCGAAGCTGACCAGGCCCTGAACTACGCGAGCAAGATCGACGCTCGCCGTCTGCCGAACGCGGAACGCCGGGGCCGCATGTGCATGGACGTCGCCCGAGTGCGGCGGGATGTCGGAGAGCCGGAACGGGCGTTCTACGCTCTGCGAGCCATGGAGCAGTACGCGCCGGAAGAAGCCAGCCGTCCGAAGGTCCGGGCCGTCACCTCGGAGCTGCTGACCATGAACGGTGAGATCCCCGGCCTCCGCCGCTTCGCACAGCGCACCGGCGCGGCAGTCTGA
- a CDS encoding TfuA-like protein, with translation MIHAFTGPTLSPDDPALSHERFTVRPPIKHGDLFDPQIREGDTVVIIDGLYHHTPALRHKEIIRAMSRGIRVIGAASIGALRAADLTPCGMVGVGAIFHAYATGAIEGDDEVAVAQSADTDARSYTWPLVNVRHVLHKGVRAQVIDTPTADRMLTGLRDVYYAHRSLTALRIYSRRCGATSFVAWLKERLAANPHFGDLKRADALKALQTALSLDGTPVTPVTDVDWRTRCSRQWANAFATQTIDGRTLSTRHRVAYQQIFDPHFKAVWSTHLKESGAGDELPHLLACAAYRSEIDLTDPRTADRLLAHETPHDRAAVAQYAALNDMTVQAQPGFFVEAIKDSVARRLLTRAWQLPDDALENEAWARGFQGARDAVDTAKWFVLGFLKETETVQ, from the coding sequence GTGATTCACGCTTTCACCGGGCCGACGCTGAGCCCGGACGATCCCGCCCTGTCACACGAGCGGTTCACCGTAAGGCCGCCGATCAAGCACGGAGACCTGTTCGATCCCCAGATCCGGGAGGGTGACACCGTCGTCATCATCGACGGCCTGTACCACCACACCCCCGCCCTCCGGCACAAAGAGATCATCCGGGCCATGAGCCGAGGCATCCGCGTCATCGGCGCCGCCAGCATCGGAGCCCTGCGCGCAGCCGACCTCACCCCGTGCGGCATGGTCGGCGTCGGCGCGATCTTCCACGCCTATGCCACAGGCGCCATCGAGGGCGACGACGAGGTAGCCGTCGCCCAATCAGCCGACACCGATGCGCGGTCCTACACCTGGCCGCTCGTCAACGTCCGCCATGTGCTGCACAAAGGCGTGAGGGCACAGGTCATCGACACCCCGACAGCCGACAGGATGCTTACAGGCTTACGAGACGTCTACTACGCGCACCGCTCCCTGACCGCTCTGAGGATCTACAGCCGCCGGTGCGGCGCCACCAGCTTTGTCGCCTGGCTCAAAGAACGCCTCGCAGCAAACCCCCACTTCGGCGACCTCAAGCGCGCAGACGCCCTCAAGGCGCTTCAGACCGCGCTGTCGCTCGACGGCACCCCCGTCACGCCGGTGACGGACGTGGACTGGCGCACCCGCTGCTCCCGACAGTGGGCCAACGCCTTCGCCACCCAGACCATCGACGGCCGGACACTCTCCACCCGCCACCGCGTCGCCTACCAGCAGATCTTCGACCCGCACTTCAAGGCCGTGTGGTCGACGCACCTCAAGGAGTCGGGAGCGGGCGACGAACTGCCGCACCTGCTCGCCTGCGCGGCCTACCGGTCCGAGATCGACCTGACCGACCCCCGCACGGCAGACCGCCTGCTGGCCCACGAAACCCCGCACGACCGTGCCGCAGTGGCCCAGTACGCCGCGCTGAACGACATGACCGTCCAGGCCCAACCGGGCTTCTTCGTCGAGGCGATCAAAGACTCCGTGGCCCGACGGCTCCTCACCCGAGCTTGGCAACTGCCCGACGACGCCTTGGAGAACGAGGCGTGGGCCCGGGGCTTCCAGGGCGCCAGAGATGCCGTCGACACAGCCAAGTGGTTCGTTCTGGGCTTCTTGAAGGAAACGGAGACAGTGCAGTGA
- a CDS encoding NUDIX hydrolase has product MSFRLAAYAVCIEDGRVLLAHHVSNNWTFPGGRVEHGEDPFHAVIREVAEETGCDAMVERLLGVDSRVIPAAERTVPGGPEHQNVGIFYRVRITGGQLRPEPSGETPESVWTPIPDVAGLRRSSLVDIGLALARTLPATGHVPPVSVGGLIQH; this is encoded by the coding sequence ATGAGTTTTCGGCTGGCGGCGTACGCCGTGTGCATCGAGGACGGGCGGGTCCTGCTCGCCCATCACGTCTCAAACAACTGGACTTTCCCGGGCGGCAGGGTCGAGCACGGGGAGGATCCGTTCCACGCGGTGATCCGGGAGGTTGCCGAGGAGACCGGTTGCGACGCGATGGTCGAACGCCTGCTGGGCGTGGACTCAAGGGTGATCCCCGCCGCCGAACGCACCGTCCCCGGGGGACCAGAGCACCAGAATGTCGGCATCTTCTACCGGGTCCGCATCACCGGCGGCCAACTCCGGCCTGAGCCGAGCGGCGAAACCCCCGAGTCCGTCTGGACTCCGATCCCCGACGTGGCTGGCCTGCGCCGGTCGTCGCTGGTCGACATCGGCCTCGCTCTGGCGCGGACCCTTCCGGCAACCGGCCACGTCCCTCCCGTCTCGGTCGGCGGCCTCATCCAGCACTGA
- a CDS encoding proline hydroxylase yields the protein MTTTTTDPLFVLEDAPAVTDRHIAALAAGTLAAVRIPDLLTAEECADVLTSAEGLPVSSYDPHRVPVRIARFGPALNDYRTADGSLDTKRYWEAADEARAAWTAAALRPDPIAISLARLGTAWGAAIAPATIGGRPVFGGTLREINGGALIHYDEVVREYPAGVFDQKITAQLAFNLWVAVPELGGVTSIWRRRWQPGDEQHRDSYGYTPAATRDAHEVRHAPQLGDGLLFNPANMHAVSPNPASRRVAFAYFLALTHTGNLIYWS from the coding sequence TTGACCACCACAACCACCGATCCCCTGTTCGTCCTCGAAGACGCCCCCGCCGTCACCGATCGTCACATCGCAGCTCTGGCAGCCGGGACGCTGGCGGCCGTGCGCATACCGGACCTCCTGACCGCTGAGGAGTGCGCCGACGTCCTCACCTCTGCCGAAGGGCTCCCGGTCAGCTCCTATGACCCGCACCGCGTGCCAGTGCGGATCGCCAGGTTTGGACCCGCACTGAACGACTACCGCACCGCTGACGGCAGCCTGGACACGAAGCGGTACTGGGAGGCCGCGGACGAGGCCCGCGCCGCCTGGACGGCCGCCGCGCTCCGGCCGGACCCGATCGCCATCTCCCTGGCCCGGCTCGGAACCGCCTGGGGCGCAGCCATCGCTCCGGCCACCATCGGCGGCCGTCCGGTGTTCGGCGGCACGCTGAGGGAGATCAATGGCGGCGCGCTGATCCATTACGACGAAGTGGTACGCGAATATCCGGCCGGTGTCTTCGACCAGAAGATCACTGCCCAGCTGGCTTTCAACCTGTGGGTTGCGGTACCGGAGTTGGGCGGTGTGACGTCGATCTGGCGGCGTCGTTGGCAGCCCGGGGACGAACAGCACCGCGACTCCTACGGCTACACCCCCGCCGCGACCCGCGATGCGCACGAGGTCCGCCACGCGCCGCAGCTCGGTGACGGGCTGCTGTTCAACCCGGCCAACATGCACGCGGTCTCACCCAACCCGGCAAGCCGGCGCGTGGCGTTCGCGTACTTCCTCGCCCTGACCCACACCGGCAACCTCATCTACTGGAGCTGA
- a CDS encoding chaplin family protein translates to MGAATRARSVRRQAVLVGAGLGAVALSAVPAHAVIGVGNPAFSNTCAKAGGPRAAGATASSKGTLTGNAGHLPVGLPRNHCGNSGLTCMISSDETITADSSDVGVLSLG, encoded by the coding sequence ATGGGTGCGGCGACGCGGGCCAGGTCGGTGCGGCGGCAGGCGGTGCTGGTCGGTGCGGGATTGGGCGCGGTGGCGTTGTCGGCGGTACCGGCGCACGCGGTCATCGGTGTCGGCAACCCCGCGTTCAGCAACACCTGCGCCAAGGCGGGAGGCCCGCGGGCAGCCGGTGCGACGGCATCCAGCAAGGGGACCTTGACGGGCAACGCCGGGCATCTGCCGGTCGGGCTGCCCCGCAACCACTGCGGCAACAGCGGCCTCACCTGCATGATCAGCAGCGACGAAACCATTACCGCGGACAGCAGCGACGTGGGCGTATTGTCTCTCGGGTGA
- a CDS encoding GNAT family N-acetyltransferase — translation MTTAPAIELRAFTALAAVRSDLIDVYAEVRAPLLHLPNYAVTAFGERLDRHATEPGFVAVLAYADGRPVGYAYGNTIEHGDRYWQRTTPAPASEYTERPAVALKEIGVRAAWRGTGTARRIHDALLAEREEPYVTLMVNAAAGNGKVHRLYESWGYEDIGHSQPSPASPFLTVMIRAS, via the coding sequence ATGACCACGGCACCCGCCATCGAACTCCGCGCCTTCACCGCCCTCGCCGCCGTCCGCAGCGACCTCATCGACGTGTACGCCGAGGTGCGCGCCCCGCTGCTGCACCTGCCGAACTACGCGGTCACGGCGTTCGGTGAGCGTCTGGACAGGCACGCGACCGAGCCGGGGTTCGTGGCGGTCCTTGCCTACGCGGACGGGCGCCCTGTCGGATACGCCTACGGCAACACGATCGAGCATGGTGACCGGTACTGGCAGCGCACTACCCCGGCGCCGGCAAGCGAGTACACCGAGCGTCCGGCCGTCGCCCTCAAGGAGATCGGCGTACGGGCCGCATGGCGGGGCACCGGCACCGCACGGCGCATCCACGACGCACTCCTCGCCGAGCGCGAAGAGCCGTACGTCACGCTCATGGTTAACGCGGCGGCTGGTAATGGGAAGGTACATCGGCTCTACGAGTCGTGGGGGTACGAGGACATCGGGCACAGCCAGCCATCACCCGCATCGCCATTCCTCACGGTGATGATTCGCGCCAGCTGA
- a CDS encoding GNAT family N-acetyltransferase: MDVGPANPDDAVALALAELTNQDLAGPWFAELHAHIADGLTTGTTLAAYVVDNPAGGLAACALGSIHQGLPGPGYNGRTGHIHLVVTAPAFRHRGYATAVTTASCNAASRPATGSGLWTPERWPMPSPTARPRVPGRNPRREKFDG, translated from the coding sequence ATGGACGTTGGCCCGGCCAACCCCGACGATGCCGTCGCCCTCGCCCTCGCCGAACTGACCAACCAGGATCTCGCCGGACCGTGGTTTGCCGAGTTGCACGCCCACATCGCCGACGGACTGACCACCGGCACCACTCTCGCCGCGTACGTCGTTGACAACCCCGCCGGCGGGCTGGCCGCCTGCGCTCTCGGCTCCATCCACCAGGGGCTGCCCGGCCCCGGCTACAACGGCCGCACCGGCCACATCCACCTGGTCGTCACCGCCCCCGCCTTCCGCCACCGCGGCTACGCCACCGCTGTCACGACCGCAAGCTGCAATGCAGCGTCGCGGCCGGCGACCGGCAGTGGGTTATGGACGCCCGAGCGGTGGCCCATGCCCTCGCCTACCGCGCGACCACGGGTTCCGGGACGGAACCCCCGAAGGGAGAAGTTTGATGGATAA
- a CDS encoding phosphotransferase — protein MPDLSSSPSPGEVSAEQIAAVLAERYGLMDARVEIVPLGTETDNAVADTGRGRVFVKAYPARADLGVMEGRIALMELGRGAGSPFPAVHPDRDGALIARHGGVALSVWDWVDAASLETPYTATHSRQIGTALGRLHTALETCPVSSYKPNKNHWWETSAEDLTARGERLLELIDAVPELSEDDLRRREQVAERIAQLRDLAAVQAGLPAAPREQVVHFDATGANLLWDAKEDLAAIIDLQARVAFPTWELGRVMFEPFTVVESPDWWATAVAGVLAYAQEVPAEARGELVYCARMALLHNLTSWFGVDALYGDKQLPGRSIYARFWDLRAQAATRMLTDLDAIEDELRAALAC, from the coding sequence GTGCCTGACCTGTCTTCGTCGCCCTCGCCGGGCGAGGTTTCCGCCGAGCAGATCGCTGCCGTCCTAGCGGAGCGGTACGGGCTGATGGACGCGCGGGTGGAGATCGTCCCGCTGGGCACCGAGACGGATAACGCGGTGGCGGACACGGGGCGGGGCCGGGTGTTCGTCAAGGCGTATCCGGCCCGCGCCGACTTGGGTGTGATGGAGGGGCGCATCGCGCTGATGGAGCTCGGCCGGGGCGCGGGTAGCCCGTTCCCGGCCGTGCACCCCGACCGCGACGGCGCCCTCATCGCTCGCCACGGCGGGGTGGCTCTGTCGGTGTGGGACTGGGTGGATGCCGCCTCGCTGGAGACGCCGTACACCGCGACGCACAGCCGCCAGATCGGCACGGCGCTCGGCCGGCTCCACACCGCTTTGGAGACATGCCCCGTGAGCTCCTACAAGCCGAACAAGAACCACTGGTGGGAGACATCGGCTGAGGACTTGACCGCGCGGGGCGAGCGGTTGCTGGAGCTGATCGACGCGGTTCCGGAGCTGTCCGAGGATGACCTGCGGCGGCGCGAGCAGGTCGCTGAGCGCATCGCCCAGTTGCGGGACCTGGCCGCGGTGCAGGCGGGGCTGCCGGCCGCCCCGCGCGAGCAAGTGGTCCACTTTGATGCGACCGGCGCCAACCTGCTGTGGGATGCCAAGGAGGACCTGGCGGCCATCATCGACCTCCAGGCGCGGGTCGCGTTCCCGACATGGGAGCTGGGCCGGGTCATGTTCGAGCCGTTCACGGTCGTGGAGTCGCCGGACTGGTGGGCCACCGCGGTGGCGGGAGTGCTGGCGTACGCCCAGGAGGTGCCCGCCGAGGCCCGCGGGGAGCTGGTGTACTGCGCGCGGATGGCGCTGCTGCACAACCTGACCTCCTGGTTCGGGGTGGACGCGCTGTACGGGGACAAGCAGCTGCCCGGCCGGTCCATCTACGCCCGGTTCTGGGACCTGCGGGCGCAGGCCGCCACCCGGATGCTCACCGACCTGGACGCGATCGAGGATGAACTGCGGGCCGCCCTCGCCTGCTGA
- a CDS encoding tetratricopeptide repeat protein produces MDTTQNLALVEWMDRNGHSANSLAKALNSARERLTGAPGRFDDKSVRDWRSGRVRWPNALTRRAFEDVTGLPATALGFVPRSRTPSTPAPPQEDADMHRRAALGGIAAAATTIIPGTPRRIGMSDVDRLQKRFAELIVSDHRHGGQRGIEQRAAALADEALNLQNSGSATQRVRAHLYGAAAAFRSSAMWAAIDGRRYEDAKAHMREAQALAELSRDQTIKFRIWSHAGTLYRHMGRPADALAANDVARHLHITRRDPLFASLGLARQGAIHGAAQDRTGARRAFEQAQDAMGRAAPTDYRPVWMLAFYDQAELDSLALSAYLALGDHSTAEYHARRCLSAFRPHMVRSRAIATTRLAHAQLAQRDADAATHTAMSVPADAATQHARVSRMLQEFGAALRATAPTSPIVHTWTEHTRDAWRTTA; encoded by the coding sequence ATGGACACCACGCAAAACTTGGCGCTGGTGGAGTGGATGGACCGGAACGGCCACAGCGCTAACAGCCTTGCTAAAGCGCTGAATTCGGCCCGTGAACGCCTCACGGGGGCCCCCGGACGGTTCGATGACAAGAGCGTCCGGGACTGGCGATCAGGACGCGTCCGCTGGCCCAACGCGCTCACCCGTCGGGCCTTCGAGGACGTGACGGGTCTTCCTGCTACCGCCTTAGGGTTCGTGCCACGGAGCCGGACACCGTCCACCCCGGCCCCACCGCAGGAGGATGCCGACATGCACCGCCGCGCCGCGCTGGGCGGCATCGCCGCAGCAGCCACAACCATCATTCCCGGCACCCCCCGCCGCATCGGCATGAGTGACGTCGACCGCCTACAGAAGCGGTTCGCCGAGCTCATCGTCAGCGACCACCGCCACGGCGGACAACGCGGCATCGAGCAGCGCGCCGCCGCCCTCGCCGACGAGGCCCTGAACCTCCAGAACTCCGGCAGTGCCACGCAGCGTGTACGCGCCCACCTGTACGGGGCCGCCGCCGCCTTCCGGTCCTCCGCGATGTGGGCTGCGATTGACGGCCGCCGGTACGAGGACGCGAAGGCGCACATGCGCGAGGCGCAGGCCCTCGCCGAGCTCTCCCGAGACCAGACGATCAAGTTCCGCATTTGGTCGCACGCGGGCACCCTTTACCGGCACATGGGCCGACCGGCTGACGCGCTCGCCGCGAACGACGTTGCGCGCCACTTGCACATCACGCGACGTGATCCCCTGTTCGCCTCCCTCGGTCTGGCCCGGCAGGGAGCCATCCATGGAGCGGCCCAGGACCGCACCGGCGCCCGCCGTGCTTTCGAGCAGGCGCAGGACGCCATGGGGCGCGCCGCCCCCACCGACTACCGGCCGGTGTGGATGCTCGCCTTCTACGACCAGGCCGAGTTGGACTCCTTGGCCCTCTCGGCATACCTGGCACTCGGCGATCACTCCACCGCCGAGTACCACGCCCGCCGCTGCCTGTCCGCCTTCCGACCCCACATGGTCCGATCCCGCGCCATCGCCACGACCCGGCTCGCGCACGCCCAGCTCGCCCAGCGCGACGCCGACGCCGCCACGCACACCGCGATGTCGGTTCCGGCTGACGCCGCCACCCAACACGCCCGCGTGTCCCGCATGCTGCAAGAGTTCGGGGCAGCGCTCCGCGCCACCGCGCCGACCAGCCCGATCGTGCACACCTGGACCGAGCACACCCGCGACGCCTGGAGGACCACGGCATGA